In Gaiellales bacterium, the following proteins share a genomic window:
- the secE gene encoding preprotein translocase subunit SecE, whose product MARSTSRRGRPAAGGGSRRSVSAPLAGKPKSQSGGDVDRRRGLRGLVAFTGEVRSELAKVDFPNRQQTWQSTMVVIAACVLVGGYLYGLDQAFAHLATKLIDLQK is encoded by the coding sequence ATGGCACGATCGACGTCGCGAAGGGGTAGGCCTGCCGCCGGAGGCGGCAGCCGCCGGTCGGTCAGCGCGCCGCTCGCGGGCAAGCCCAAGAGCCAGTCGGGCGGTGACGTCGACCGCCGGCGCGGGCTCCGCGGCCTGGTCGCGTTCACGGGCGAGGTGCGCTCGGAGCTCGCCAAGGTCGACTTCCCCAACCGCCAGCAGACCTGGCAGTCGACGATGGTCGTCATCGCCGCCTGCGTCCTGGTGGGCGGCTATCTGTACGGTCTCGACCAGGCGTTCGCCCACCTCGCCACGAAGCTGATCGACCTCCAAAAGTAA
- the rplK gene encoding 50S ribosomal protein L11: MAKKVIKIIKLQIPAGQANPAPPVGPALGQHGVNIMEFCKAFNAATQGPNAGRITPVEISVFEDRSFTFITKTPPAAVLIREALNIDKGSGEPNRNKVGTISRAQLREIAETKLPDLNANDVDAAMHIIAGTARSMGVEVGA; encoded by the coding sequence ATGGCGAAGAAGGTCATCAAGATCATCAAGCTGCAGATCCCGGCCGGCCAGGCCAACCCGGCGCCCCCGGTGGGCCCGGCGCTCGGCCAGCACGGGGTCAACATCATGGAGTTCTGCAAGGCGTTCAACGCCGCCACGCAGGGCCCGAACGCCGGCCGGATCACGCCCGTCGAGATCAGCGTGTTCGAGGACCGCTCGTTCACGTTCATCACGAAGACGCCGCCCGCGGCGGTGCTGATCCGCGAGGCGCTCAACATCGACAAGGGGTCGGGCGAGCCGAACCGCAACAAGGTGGGGACGATCAGCCGCGCCCAGCTGCGCGAGATCGCCGAGACGAAGCTCCCCGACCTGAACGCGAACGACGTCGACGCCGCGATGCACATCATCGCCGGCACCGCCCGCTCGATGGGCGTGGAGGTGGGTGCCTGA
- a CDS encoding aspartate aminotransferase family protein, with product MTASTVDRDRLARLQAREDQRFDREHPRSRELFERAGASMLAGVPMHWMVEWASAFPVFVAEAAGARFTDVDGNEYVDLCLGDTGAMTGHAPAATADAVSDQIRRGTTLMLPTEDAIACAEEFARRFGLPYWQFALTATDANRFTIRLARQATGRPKILVHNWCYHGSVDETFITIGDDGAPQTRPYNIGPAVPVPETTRVVEINDLDGLERELGHGDVACCLFEPALTNIGIVLPDEGYHAAVRELTRKHGTFLVIDETHTLCAGPGGYTRAYDLDPDFLTVGKPLAGGIPAAAYGMSEETAARVVAGLPQGPVDVGGIGGTLAGNALSLRAMRATLEDVLTVEAYGRMIPLAERFTDGVCEAIGRHGLHWYITRLGCRAEYGFQRERPRTGGEAAASMDHELDRFMHLYALNRGVLMTPFHNMALMSPATTAADVDRHTEVFADAVAELAASGDV from the coding sequence ATGACCGCCTCCACCGTCGACCGCGACAGGCTGGCCCGGCTCCAGGCTCGCGAGGACCAGCGCTTCGACCGCGAGCACCCGCGCTCCAGGGAGCTGTTCGAGCGCGCCGGCGCCTCGATGCTGGCGGGCGTGCCGATGCACTGGATGGTCGAGTGGGCGAGCGCGTTCCCCGTGTTCGTGGCCGAGGCGGCGGGCGCGCGCTTCACGGACGTCGACGGCAACGAGTACGTCGATCTCTGCCTCGGCGACACCGGCGCGATGACCGGCCATGCGCCCGCGGCCACGGCCGACGCCGTGTCCGACCAGATCCGCCGCGGCACGACGCTGATGCTGCCCACCGAGGACGCGATCGCGTGCGCCGAGGAGTTCGCCCGCCGCTTCGGCCTGCCCTACTGGCAGTTCGCCCTCACCGCGACCGACGCCAACCGCTTCACCATCCGGCTCGCCCGCCAGGCCACCGGCCGGCCGAAGATCCTCGTGCACAACTGGTGCTACCACGGCTCGGTCGACGAGACCTTCATCACGATCGGCGACGACGGGGCGCCGCAGACGCGCCCGTACAACATCGGGCCGGCCGTACCCGTGCCGGAGACCACGCGCGTCGTCGAGATCAACGACCTCGACGGGCTCGAGCGCGAGCTGGGCCACGGGGACGTCGCCTGCTGCCTGTTCGAGCCGGCGCTCACCAACATCGGCATCGTCCTCCCCGACGAGGGCTACCACGCGGCCGTCCGCGAGCTGACCCGCAAGCACGGAACGTTCCTCGTGATCGACGAGACGCACACGCTGTGCGCCGGCCCCGGCGGCTACACCCGCGCGTACGACCTCGATCCCGACTTCCTCACCGTCGGCAAGCCGCTCGCGGGCGGCATCCCGGCGGCGGCCTACGGCATGAGCGAGGAGACGGCGGCCCGCGTGGTCGCCGGCCTCCCCCAGGGCCCGGTCGACGTCGGCGGCATCGGCGGCACCCTCGCCGGCAACGCGCTCTCGCTGCGGGCGATGCGGGCCACGCTCGAGGACGTCCTCACCGTGGAGGCGTACGGGCGCATGATCCCGCTCGCCGAGCGCTTCACCGACGGCGTCTGTGAGGCCATCGGCCGGCACGGCCTGCACTGGTACATCACCCGTCTCGGCTGCCGGGCCGAGTACGGCTTCCAGCGCGAGCGCCCCCGCACCGGCGGCGAGGCGGCCGCGTCGATGGACCACGAGCTCGACCGCTTCATGCACCTCTACGCGCTCAACCGCGGGGTGCTGATGACGCCGTTCCACAACATGGCGCTCATGTCGCCGGCGACGACCGCCGCGGACGTCGACCGGCACACCGAGGTGTTCGCCGATGCGGTGGCCGAGCTGGCCGCGTCCGGCGACGTGTGA
- the nusG gene encoding transcription termination/antitermination protein NusG: MFRWYVINTYSGHENKVKANLEHRIKSMSQELVVRRVVVPTESVVETKDGQKVQTERRLWPGYVLVNMDLTDDAWTLVKNTPGVTGFVGSQNKPVPLSQPEVDRMLHTAVAQAEQKTKAKAEFSMGDSVKITSGYLADFDGEIAEINEDQGKLKVLVSIFERQVPVELEFDKVKKI, from the coding sequence ATGTTCCGCTGGTATGTGATCAACACCTATTCCGGGCACGAGAACAAGGTCAAGGCCAATCTCGAGCACCGGATCAAGTCGATGAGCCAGGAGCTCGTCGTCCGTCGCGTCGTCGTCCCCACCGAGTCCGTCGTCGAGACGAAGGACGGGCAGAAGGTTCAAACCGAGCGGCGGCTGTGGCCGGGCTACGTGCTCGTCAACATGGATCTCACCGACGACGCCTGGACGCTCGTGAAGAACACCCCCGGCGTGACGGGCTTCGTCGGCTCGCAGAACAAGCCGGTGCCGCTGAGCCAGCCCGAGGTCGACCGCATGCTGCACACGGCGGTCGCGCAGGCCGAGCAGAAGACGAAGGCCAAGGCCGAGTTCTCGATGGGTGACAGCGTCAAGATCACGTCCGGCTACCTGGCGGACTTCGACGGCGAGATCGCCGAGATCAACGAGGACCAGGGCAAGCTGAAGGTGCTGGTCTCGATCTTCGAGCGCCAGGTCCCCGTCGAGCTCGAGTTCGACAAGGTCAAGAAGATCTAG
- the rpmG gene encoding 50S ribosomal protein L33 codes for MAKSGVRVLVTLACQDCKRRNYQTNKSKRNSPDRIEFSKYCRWCGHHTPHRETR; via the coding sequence GTGGCGAAGTCCGGTGTCCGGGTCCTGGTCACGCTCGCGTGCCAGGACTGCAAGCGACGCAACTATCAGACGAACAAATCGAAGCGAAACTCGCCCGACCGGATCGAGTTCTCGAAGTACTGCCGCTGGTGCGGACATCACACGCCGCACAGGGAGACGCGCTAA
- a CDS encoding cation:proton antiporter — MQIDLAALVAITGLAAAAPVLADLVPRPKPSVVVVEILLGIIVGPPVLHLAHVTPLADLLSQFGLAFLFFLAGFELEPERVRGMPARLAVTTWFVSLALAFGIAAGLEEAGVIVNYLFVGCALSTTALGTLTPILRDTGDLEGEFGGFVMAAGAVGELGPIVLIALLLTSATSRTTSASLLTAFALVAVAAAVAAPHVRPHRIVVVIQKTMEATGQLAVRLSVFVLAALVYLTARLGLDVVLGAFSAGMLVSIAAGSASRRLLQPKLDAVAFGVFVPVFFVVTGMRFDLDAVIGSLDGIAKLVLFLVLMLVVRGLPTYVLSRRALPAGERRALAFYASTGLPLIVAITTLGIAAGQMRSDTSAGLVGAGMVSVLVYPVVAGIVRTARL, encoded by the coding sequence GTGCAGATCGATCTCGCCGCGCTCGTCGCCATCACGGGGCTCGCCGCCGCCGCGCCGGTCCTGGCCGACCTCGTGCCCCGGCCCAAGCCGTCGGTCGTCGTCGTCGAGATCCTGCTCGGGATCATCGTCGGGCCGCCGGTGCTGCACCTCGCGCACGTGACCCCGCTGGCCGATCTGCTGTCGCAGTTCGGGCTCGCCTTCCTCTTCTTCCTGGCGGGGTTCGAGCTCGAGCCCGAGCGGGTGCGCGGCATGCCGGCACGGCTCGCCGTCACCACCTGGTTCGTATCCCTCGCCCTCGCGTTCGGCATCGCCGCCGGGCTGGAGGAGGCCGGCGTGATCGTGAACTACCTCTTCGTGGGCTGTGCGCTCTCGACCACCGCGCTCGGAACCCTCACGCCCATCCTGCGCGACACCGGCGACCTCGAAGGCGAGTTCGGCGGGTTCGTCATGGCGGCCGGAGCCGTCGGCGAGCTGGGCCCGATCGTCCTGATCGCGCTCCTCCTGACCAGCGCGACCAGCCGCACCACGTCGGCGTCCCTGCTGACCGCGTTCGCCCTCGTCGCGGTGGCGGCTGCCGTCGCCGCCCCGCACGTACGCCCGCACCGGATCGTGGTCGTGATCCAGAAGACGATGGAGGCGACCGGCCAGCTGGCCGTGCGGCTCTCGGTGTTCGTGCTTGCGGCGCTCGTGTACCTGACGGCCCGGCTCGGCCTCGACGTCGTCCTGGGCGCGTTCTCTGCCGGGATGCTCGTCTCGATCGCCGCCGGCTCGGCGTCCCGGCGGCTGCTCCAGCCGAAGCTCGACGCGGTCGCCTTCGGCGTCTTCGTGCCGGTCTTCTTCGTGGTGACGGGGATGCGCTTCGACCTCGACGCCGTGATCGGCTCGCTGGACGGCATCGCGAAGCTCGTGCTCTTCCTCGTCCTCATGCTCGTGGTGCGCGGGCTTCCCACCTATGTCCTGTCCCGGCGGGCTCTGCCGGCAGGCGAACGGCGTGCGCTCGCCTTCTACGCTTCGACCGGCCTGCCGCTGATCGTCGCGATCACGACCCTCGGCATCGCGGCCGGCCAGATGCGATCCGACACGTCGGCCGGGCTCGTGGGCGCGGGCATGGTCTCGGTGCTCGTCTACCCGGTCGTCGCGGGGATCGTACGCACCGCGAGGCTATGA